The following coding sequences lie in one Phalacrocorax aristotelis chromosome 2, bGulAri2.1, whole genome shotgun sequence genomic window:
- the BAMBI gene encoding BMP and activin membrane-bound inhibitor homolog, whose protein sequence is MDRHSSYIFIWLQLELCAMAVLLTRGEIRCYCDAAHCVATGYMCKSELSACFSRLLDPQNTHSPLTHGCLDSIASTADICQAKQAQNHSGTTTVSTLECCHEDMCNYRGLHDVLSPSRGDTSGQGSRYQHDSSRNLITKVQELTSSKELWFRAAVIAVPIAGGLILVLLIMLALRMLRSENKRLQDQRQQMLSRLHYSFHGHHSKKGQVAKLDLECMVPVTGHENCCMTCDKMRHSDLSNDKILSLVHWGMYSGHGKLEFV, encoded by the exons gtGAAATCAGATGCTACTGTGATGCTGCACACTGTGTTGCAACTGGCTATATGTGCAAATCTGAGCTTAGCGCCTGCTTCTCCAGACTGCTTGATCCTCAGAATACACATTCCCCACTTACACATGGCTGCTTGGACTCTATTGCAAGCACAGCTGATATCTGCCAAGCCAAACAAGCACAAAACCACTCTGGCACCACCACCGTGTCCACGTTGGAATGCTGTCATGAAGATATGTGCAATTACAGAGGACTACATGATGTTTTGTCTCCTTCCAGGGGCGATACTTCAG GACAAGGGAGCAGATATCAACATGACAGCAGCAGGAATCTCATCACCAAGGTACAGGAATTGACCTCTTCAAAAGAGTTATGGTTCAGGGCAGCTGTAATTGCTGTTCCTATAGCTGGTGGGCTAATCCTGGTGCTCCTTATCATGCTGGCCTTGCGGATGCTCAGGAGTGAAAACAAGAGACTGCAAGATCAACGACAGCAAATGCTTTCCCGTTTGCACTATAGTTTTCATGGACATCATTCAAAAAAAGGGCAGGTGGCAAAATTGGACTTGGAATGCATGGTGCCTGTGACTGGTCACGAGAACTGCTGCATGACCTGTGATAAAATGAGACATTCAGACCTCAGCAATGATAAAATTCTTTCGCTAGTCCACTGGGGAATGTACAGCGGACATGGGAAGCTGGAATTTGTAtga